The Chryseobacterium glaciei DNA window TTCAAAAAGATATTGAGACTTATGGTGTTTTAAAAATTTCTGAAAAAGGACAATTGGTTTTAAAAGGACAGCTTGAACATTCATTCTTAATTGCTGAAGACCGAGAATTTGATCTTTCTCAGACAAAAGCAGAAAGTGATCAGGTTCAAATGCAGGCGAATGGAAGTTTAGACCAAAAATTATTTGAACAATTAAAAGATCTTAGAAAAAAAGTCGCAAAAAAGCACGGAATTCCACCTTATACGGTGTTCATGGATCCGAGTTTGGAAGATATGACGGTTCAATATCCGATCACATTGGACGAAATCGCCAAAATCTACGGAGTTGGAGAAGGAAAAGCCAAAAAATACGGGAAAGAATTTGCAGATTTTATAAAGACTTACGTTGAAGACAATAACATAGAACGTACTCAGGATATGGTGTTGAAGCAGGTTGCGAACAAATCCAGCCATAAAGTTTTCATCATTCAGAGTACGGATAAAAAAATTGACCTTGAAGATATTGCAAGAGCCAAAAACCTATCAATAGATGATCTGTTGAAAGAAATGGAACGTATTGTATATCAAGGTACAAAGTTAAATATCGATTATTATATCGAAGATAATTTTGATGAAGATATTGTAGACGGTTTCATGGAATTCATGACCGAATCTGAAAGCGACAGTATGAAAGTCTTGTTAGACGAATTTGGAGATGAACTTTCTGATGAAGAAGTGAGAATGTTGAGAATCAAGTTTATCAGTGACGTTGCTAATTAAAAAATACAGCCTTATCCCTTTGTGGGTAAGGTTTTTACTATGACGAAAAAAATTTCTGTTATGTTTATTCTGCCGGATCTTGAAACCGGAGGCGCAGAAAGAATTGTTACCACGATAGCGAATCATCTTTCCAGAGATCGGTTTGAACCTAAGATTTTGCTTTTACGCAAGAAAGGCGGATATCTTGATCTTGTTAAAAAAGATGTTGAAATTATTGATATTAATACAGAAAGAATCAGACATTCTTTAAAGCCTATTCTTGCTGAAATTTATAGAAGAAAACCGGATATTGTGTTTTCCGGATTTGGAGAAGTGAACGCATATTTGGCATTGTTTATCAAGCTTTTTCCGAGAACAAAATTCATTGCGAGAGAAACCAATGTTGTCACTCAGCATGTAACGAGAAAGGAGATCAAGTTTTTCTATAATTTTTACAATAACTATCAGAGAATCATTGCGCAAAGTGATGATATGATGAAAGATTTAACGAGTAATTTCAATATTAAATCGAAGAAAATTATTAAAATAAATAATCCTGTTGATTTCGAATTTATTGATCAAAAACTATTAACAGCCGTAAAGCCTGAAAGTTTTAAATACAATTACAAAAACGTAGTAGCTATTGGAAATTTATCTTCCAGAAAAGGTTTCGATAACTTGTTGAAAGTTTTTTCAAGGCTTAAAAATGAAAATATTTTACTTCATATTTTAGGAGACGGAAAAGACAGGGAAATTTTACATCAAATGAAAGATTTTTTAGGATTAAAGAAAGTTTACTTTCATGGAAGACAGGAAAATCCTTATCAGTTTTTGAAATTTGCAGATCTTTTTATTCTTTCATCAAGATATGAAGGTTTTCCGAATGTTTTATTGGAAGCTGGAG harbors:
- a CDS encoding glycosyltransferase — encoded protein: MTKKISVMFILPDLETGGAERIVTTIANHLSRDRFEPKILLLRKKGGYLDLVKKDVEIIDINTERIRHSLKPILAEIYRRKPDIVFSGFGEVNAYLALFIKLFPRTKFIARETNVVTQHVTRKEIKFFYNFYNNYQRIIAQSDDMMKDLTSNFNIKSKKIIKINNPVDFEFIDQKLLTAVKPESFKYNYKNVVAIGNLSSRKGFDNLLKVFSRLKNENILLHILGDGKDREILHQMKDFLGLKKVYFHGRQENPYQFLKFADLFILSSRYEGFPNVLLEAGACGTYSLANNCPGGINEIIQSRVNGEVSDIENHEDFSQKVMSILHGSYDKDSIKNSIRSRFSKDIILDKYEKVLLDLMKK